Within the Mycobacterium gordonae genome, the region GCCGTGCTCGACCTCGGCCATCGCGTCGGCGACCTCGGCGACCGGATCGGAGATCGACCGCGACGTCAGGATCATGATCGGCATTCCCAGCAGAATGGCCGCCAACGACACCACCAGGATCGGCACGTCGAGCGAGTTCGCCTGCTCCATTACCCAGCCGGTGGAGCGCATCACCGCGAACGTGGCAATCACCCCGATCGGCAATGCGCTGCACAGAAACCACAGCAGAACGAGCCGCGCGAAGACACCCGGCACCACCAGTCGCGGCTGGCACCCGCGGGTGGCCGCGCTCATGATCGGCCGCAGCGTGCGCTGCGCGAGAAGCAGACCCGTACCGGCGGCCGCGGCCCCGCCGATCAGCACGCCGAGTGAGATCGGCACCATGACCGCGGCTCCGCCATCGGTATTGGGCACAACGACGATCACGCCACACACCGCCCAGGTCGCCGCCAGCAGCGCTGACTGCCGACCCGCGATTTTCATCGCCGCGTCGCGCTGCTCGGGTGTCGGTTGCACGCCGGCGGTGTACCAGCGCAGGGTGGGCGCCAGGATCAGGGGCCCGATGACCGCCACTGACAGAGTTCCCAGCACGATCAGCAGCGCCACCATGCCAGTGTTCTTTTCGGCGAAGTCTGCGTTGGCTACCGCGGGGCTGTGGCCTCGCATCGGGATCAGGATCGCGGCCGTGTCGGCGACGGCGATGATGTACGCCAGCGACAAGTCGGTGCCGTACTGAATCGACAGCCGCAGAGCAGACTTCGGCGCCGCTGCCCTAGGCACCGTTGTTCGGCCCGCCCGAGTTCTGCCCGGCGATGTCGGTGATCGGGAAGTTCGGCATCGGCTTGGGCGACGGGGTGTTCGGTAGCGGCGGGATGTCGCCGGGCGGAATGTCGTGCAGCTCGTTGACGGGCGGGCCGTTCTCCCGGCTCCCGTAACTGCTGCCGGGCGCCCGCGGCCCCAGCAGCTCGCTGACCGTCACCAGGCGGTAGCCATTGGCCTTGAGCACCGGGATGAACTGGTAAACGAGGTCGACGGTGCTCGAGTAGGTGTCATGGAACAACACCACCGATCCCGGCTTGATCTGCGCCATCAACACCTGCCGAGTCGCCGCGGTGTTGGAGTCGTTCGCCCAGTCGAAAGGAATGACGTCCCAGAGGATCTCAGCGAGGCCGAAGTTCGCCGCAGCCTGGCGCACCGCCGGGTTGGACAGCCCGCCGGCGGGCCGGTACAACGCGGGCTTGCGGCCGGTCGCGGCGACGATGGCGTCATTGGCCCGGGAGAACTGCGCGGCGATGTCCTCCGGCGGGATGGTCGTCATGTTGGGGTGCTCCCAGGTGTGGCTGCCGAGCTCCATCCCGGCGTCCACGACCCGCTTGGCGCCGGCCGGGTTGGCCGCGACCTTGTTGCCGATCTCGAAGAACGTCGCTTTGGCGTCGTTGTCTTTGAGGATCTGCAGCAGCCGGTCGGTGTAGGGGCTGGGGCCGTCGTCGAAGGTCAGCGCGACACACTTGACCGCGGCGCAACTCTGGTTGTCGGCCCGCGTGACGTGGCCGGTCAGCCCGCCGATCACCAGCACCCCGGCCGCGACCACGACGCCGAGGACCGTGCGCCCGTAGCGCCAGGCGAGATTGTCGGGTCGTTTCGGCACCAGGAAAGTTTACCGAACGTATCGCCCGCAACCCCGACGTCGAGGGTGCGGTGACGGCGTTCATTCTGCGTCCAAGGCGCCATCCGCGGCATTTTCCCGCCGCAGGCGCAGGCTCAGCGCCCGGATGGCCGACTCCCAGGACTCAGTGCGGGCCGGCGATCTCCTCGAGCATTTCGGTGACCAGCGCGGCGATCGGCGAGCGCTCGCTGCGCAGCAGCGTGATGTGGGCGAACAGCGGGTGACCCTTGAGCTTCTCGATCACCGCGGCGACCCCGTCGTGCCGGCCGACCCGCAGGTTGTCGCGTTGGGCGATGTCATGCGTCAACACCACCCGGGAACCGGTGCCCAGCCGGGACAGCACGGTCAGCAGCACGTTGCGCTCCAGGGACTGGGCTTCGTCGACGATGACGAACGAGTCGTGCAACGACCGACCTCGGATGTGGGTCAACGGCAGCACCTCGAGCATGCCCCGCGAGAGCACCTCGTCCAGCACCGCCGGGCTGGCCAGACCTTCAAGGGTGTCGAAGACCGCCTGGGCCCAGGGGCCCATCTTGTCGCTCTCGCTGCCGGGCAGGTAACCCAGCTCCTGGCCTCCCACGGCATACAGCGGGCGGAAAACGACCACCTTGCGTTGGGTGCGGCGTTCCAGCACCGCTTCCAGTCCCGCGCACAGCGCCAAGGCCGACTTCCCGGTGCCGGCCTTGCCGCCGAGCGAGACGATGCCCACCGATTCGTCGAGCAGCAGATCCAGAGCCACCCGCTGCTCGGCGGAGCGACCCCGCAGGCCGAACACCTCCCGGTCGCCGCGAACCAGCTGCACCCGCTTGGCGGGCGTGACCCGGCCCAGCGCGTGCGAGCTGCCACCCAGCAACCGAATCCCGGTGTGGCACGGCAAGTCCCGAGCCTCGGCCAGGTCTATCTCACCGTCCGCGAACAGCGCCGCGATGTCGTCGGAGGCGGTCTCGATCTCGGCCATCCCGGACCAGCCGGAGGCTACGACGTCCTGCGCGTGATATTCATCGGCGGCCAGGCCCACCGCGGCGGCCTTGACCCGCAGCGGAATGTCCTTGCTCACCAGGGTCACCCGCTTACCCTCGGCGGCGAGGTTGGCGGCGCAGCTCAGGATGCGCGAGTCGTTGCTGTCGGTCCGGAAGCCCGCGGGCAGCACCGACGGGTCGGTGTGGTTCAACTCGACGTGCAGCGAACCGCCTTGTGTCCCAACCGGAATGGGCTGGTCAAGCCGGCCGTGTTCCAGACGCAGATCGTCGAACAGGCGCAACGCCTGACGCGCGAACCAGCCCAGCTCGTGGTGGTGGCGCTTGGCCTCCAGTTCGCTGATCACTACCAGCGGAACCACCACCTGGTGCTCGGCGAACCGGCTGCATGCCCACGGGTCGGACAGCAGCACGGAGGTGTCAAGCACATACGTCCGGATTTCGGTCACGGGGCGCTCCTCGAGCGAATGGCGCTCGGGCGGACCCACGCGAGCGTGTCGGCGGGGGCCGCGGCACCAGGACCGGGGCCGGTCCTGCCGTTGAAGTGACGGAAGGTGCCGCCCTGGCAGCAGAGCAAGTCGCTGGCCATCACCGGCGACGCTACTCCGGTGGCCACACCCCCGCAGTGCAGGCGCGCCGAGACGCTATCGAGACACGTAAACGCAACAAATGTGGGCGGACTAGTCCGTGCTAGTCGGTGACGAACCGCTGCAGTGCCGGTTCGTCGGCCAGACCCCACGCGGTGATGCGCTCGGAGATCACCTGCTGCAGTTGGGCGCGGTCGAAGATACCGGCGTCGGCCACGGCCTGCAGCTTGTCCTGGTAGGCATCGATGTCGGCGCCGGGGACGTCGAGATCGGCGGCACGTGCGGCAATCGCCTGGATCACCTCGTCGCGGGAGTAGTCCAGCAGGTGGGTGATCAGGTTGGCGAAGAACTCCTCGTGCCGCGCTTCGTCTCGCGCGATCCGGTCCACAAGTCCGGCCAGAATCGGTTCCTCGATCTGCGCGGCAAGGTTGCGGCAGAAAGTGCCATAGGTGCGCTCGGAGAGGGCCATGTAGACCAGGGTGTCGATCTGCGAGTACTTCTCGGTGCGATAGCCCTTCATGACGTACTGGACCCGGGCGTCTTCATTCGCGGCCGGGTCGACCTCGCGGGTGACCACGAGGTACTCGCGCAGCGCGATGGCGTGCAGATGCTCCTCGGCGGTCCAGCGGCCGATCCACCGGCCCCAGTAGTCCTCGAGGATGAAGTGCTCGACGAACTCGCGGTGATGGGCCGCCAGGTTGTCCTTGAGCAGCAGCATGACCTCGCAGGCGTCGGTGATCGGGCGGGGCAGCGTCGCCTGGGACGGGTCCCAGTCGCGCCCGCCGAGGTACGCGAAGTTCTCCCCACGGTCGAACGGTACGTAGTCGTGGGCGAACCAGATCTCTTCGGTGGCCAGGTGGTGTGCCAGCAGGGATTCCACCACGGGCTCAAGTTCAAGGGTCAGCGCATTAGCGACAGGTTTCTGTGCCATGCGGTAACTGTAACCCGCATTCACAGGTTCTTTCAAATTTCTGCGGGCGTGTCGCGGGTCACTTTGTGAGCAGACGCGAAAGCCCCCTTTTCGGCATGGAACGCATGGAAAAGGGGGCTTTTGCGTCTGCTCGGCGGGGCGGGCGGGCCTCAGCGCCCGACCAGGCCCCATTCCTCGATGCCCTCGTAGAGAGGAAACTCCCTGGCCAGCCGCGCAACGCGCGCGCCCAGTTCAGCCACGTCCGCTGAGGTGCCGGCCGCCAGCGCGGTCGCGATGATGTCGGCAACCTCGGAGAATTCGGCGTCCCCGAAGCCGCGGGTCGCCAGGGCCGGCGTCCCGATCCGCAGACCCGACGTCACCATCGGCGGCCGGGGGTCGTTTGGCACGGCGTTGCGGTTGACCGTGATACCCACCTCGTGCAGCAGGTCCTCGGCGGCCTGGCCGTCCAACGGAGAGTTGCGCAGGTCGACGAGCACCAGATGGACGTCGGTGCCGCCGCTGACCACGGAGACACCGGCGTTGGCGACGTCGTCGGCCAGCAGGCGGTCGGCGATGATGCGCGCACCCGCCAGCGTGCGCTGCTGACGCTCGGCGAACTCAGGCGTGGCGGCGATCTTCAATGCGACCGCCTTGGCTGCGATCACGTGCATCAGCGGCCCGCCCTGCTGACCGGGGAACACCGCCGAATTGATGGCCTTCGCATACTCCTGCTTACCCACGATCATGCCGGAGCGGCCGCCCCCGAGCGTCTTGTGGATGGTGGTGGACACCACGTCGGCGTGCGGCACCGGCGAAGGATGTAGCCCCGCGGCGACCAGGCCGGCGAAATGCGCCATGTCGACCCATAACTTGGCGTCCACCTCGTCGGC harbors:
- a CDS encoding PhoH family protein; its protein translation is MTEIRTYVLDTSVLLSDPWACSRFAEHQVVVPLVVISELEAKRHHHELGWFARQALRLFDDLRLEHGRLDQPIPVGTQGGSLHVELNHTDPSVLPAGFRTDSNDSRILSCAANLAAEGKRVTLVSKDIPLRVKAAAVGLAADEYHAQDVVASGWSGMAEIETASDDIAALFADGEIDLAEARDLPCHTGIRLLGGSSHALGRVTPAKRVQLVRGDREVFGLRGRSAEQRVALDLLLDESVGIVSLGGKAGTGKSALALCAGLEAVLERRTQRKVVVFRPLYAVGGQELGYLPGSESDKMGPWAQAVFDTLEGLASPAVLDEVLSRGMLEVLPLTHIRGRSLHDSFVIVDEAQSLERNVLLTVLSRLGTGSRVVLTHDIAQRDNLRVGRHDGVAAVIEKLKGHPLFAHITLLRSERSPIAALVTEMLEEIAGPH
- a CDS encoding acyl-ACP desaturase is translated as MAQKPVANALTLELEPVVESLLAHHLATEEIWFAHDYVPFDRGENFAYLGGRDWDPSQATLPRPITDACEVMLLLKDNLAAHHREFVEHFILEDYWGRWIGRWTAEEHLHAIALREYLVVTREVDPAANEDARVQYVMKGYRTEKYSQIDTLVYMALSERTYGTFCRNLAAQIEEPILAGLVDRIARDEARHEEFFANLITHLLDYSRDEVIQAIAARAADLDVPGADIDAYQDKLQAVADAGIFDRAQLQQVISERITAWGLADEPALQRFVTD
- a CDS encoding polysaccharide deacetylase family protein, giving the protein MPKRPDNLAWRYGRTVLGVVVAAGVLVIGGLTGHVTRADNQSCAAVKCVALTFDDGPSPYTDRLLQILKDNDAKATFFEIGNKVAANPAGAKRVVDAGMELGSHTWEHPNMTTIPPEDIAAQFSRANDAIVAATGRKPALYRPAGGLSNPAVRQAAANFGLAEILWDVIPFDWANDSNTAATRQVLMAQIKPGSVVLFHDTYSSTVDLVYQFIPVLKANGYRLVTVSELLGPRAPGSSYGSRENGPPVNELHDIPPGDIPPLPNTPSPKPMPNFPITDIAGQNSGGPNNGA
- the glyA gene encoding serine hydroxymethyltransferase: MSAPLAEVDPDIAELLGKELGRQRDTLEMIASENFAPRSVLQAQGSVLTNKYAEGLPGRRYYGGCEHVDVVENIARDRAKALFGADFANVQPHSGAQANAAVLHALMSPGERLLGLDLANGGHLTHGMRLNFSGKLYENAFYGVDPTTHLVDMDAVRAQALEFRPKVIIAGWSAYPRILDFAAFRSIADEVDAKLWVDMAHFAGLVAAGLHPSPVPHADVVSTTIHKTLGGGRSGMIVGKQEYAKAINSAVFPGQQGGPLMHVIAAKAVALKIAATPEFAERQQRTLAGARIIADRLLADDVANAGVSVVSGGTDVHLVLVDLRNSPLDGQAAEDLLHEVGITVNRNAVPNDPRPPMVTSGLRIGTPALATRGFGDAEFSEVADIIATALAAGTSADVAELGARVARLAREFPLYEGIEEWGLVGR